TTTGGTGTGGAAGCGAGACTCAAGCCATAAGCTGATTAAATGGATGATCGATTATTTAGGTTCATCTGAGCAATTAAACACTCACTGGCTAAAATCCTAAATATGATTTAAAACAATATAACGTCAAGTTTCACATTGGTATGACATTGTAAAAGTTGTGTAAAAGCCACCTATAATGCGTTGTCACCAAGAGATCAGTTAATTATCCTTTCAGATTGTCCAAAGCTAGCCTATTTTTTTATACTTTTTGCATGAGAAGTAGGCTGAACGCATTGCGAGTATCAATGAATATTACCTATTCTATTGGCGCATTGGAGTCATTTCTAATCGCTATTTGTGTTCTTTTTCTAGGACACATTATTAACTCAAAGTTTACGATCCTTAAGCGCTACAATATCCCAGAGCCTATTGTTGGCGGCTTGTTAGTTGCTTCACTTATTACGTTTCTTCATTTTAATGGGGTGTCGCTAGAGTTTGACCTTCCATTACAAGAATTGTTTATGTTGATGTTTTTTTCCACTGTCGGTTTAGCTGCAAATTATACGCAACTAGCGAAAGGTGGTGCCAAGGTGTTTGTTTTCCTAGGCGTCGCATCCGTCTATATTATTATTCAAAATAGCATTGGTGTTTCACTGGCAACCATGTTTGGCTTAGAACCCATTATGGGTCTTATTGCTGGGTCCATTACCTTGTCTGGTGGGCATGGGACTGGAGCTGCATGGGCACAAACATATACCGATGTTTATGGCATCGAAAATACGCTTGAAATAGCGATGGCTGCAGCTACCTTCGGTCTCATCATTGGCGGAATAATAGGTAGCCCAGTTGCAAGAAAACTGATTGAAAAACATAAAATGCAATCTGAATATGGCATAGATGACCAAGCTCATAAACGATTCCCTGAGCTGATTACTTATAACCAATATGAAGAAGACAAAGTGACTGCTAAAAAGGTAATTGAAGTACTCTTCGTGTTACTAGTGTGTGTTGCAGGAGCCACTCATCTAGAGAAATGGATCAGTAGTTACAATATAAGCTGGTTAATGATCCCAAATTTCGTCTATGCGCTTTTTATCGGTGTCATAATTACTAATCTGTTAGAACTGACTAAAACTAGCAAGCTTGATAGCGAAACCGTCGATATTCTCGGTACTGTGTCACTCTCGCTATTCTTAGCAATGGCATTGATGAGCCTCAAACTTTGGAATATTTTTGACCTCGCAATTCCATTTCTCATTATTTTGGCGGTTCAGGCTTTGGTGTTGGGTTTCTTCGCTTATTTCGTTACCTTTAGGGTTATGGGCTCCAACTACGATGCCGCTGTAATAGCTGGTGGACACTGTGGATTCGGGCTAGGAGCAACACCAACGGCAGTGATGAATATGGGTTCACTCGTCAATCGATATGGGCCATCGCCTCAAGCTTTTATGGTGGTTCCTATCGTAGGTGCGTTCTTTATCGATGCCGTTAATCTTGTTATTTTACAAGGCTATATCGCCTTCATCGGATAAAATAGCAAACAGAAATGCTCATCAGTAAGGATGAGCATTTCAAACCTTTCAAGTCAATTCTGCGTAAACAAAAGCAAGTCTTTTATTTTTCCCAAGCAAACTGTTCAAACATTGTATCTACTGGTGTTCTAGCAACGTGATTTGTATAGTTACTAATAACCTTTTGAGACAGCCCTAAAATAATTTCTAGTACTTGCTGTTGCCCGTACCCTGCAGCATAAAAATCGTCTAGTTCAGCTTCAGATACTTCACCACGATTACGAACGATATTTAGCGTAAAATCGTGAAGCGCTTGTAATTTTGATGTTGGCATTGCGCCACCTTTACGCAAAGCTTCCGTTAATACAGGGTCAACCTTCATTGAATGCGCAATAGCAGTATGAGCAGGCACACAGTAATGACACTCATGCTCTACATTAATGGTTTGCCATACCACCGTAAGCTCTTCCGCATTTAACGACGTGTTGGTGAAAAGCTGATGAAGTTGAGTATATGCCTTAAGAAGGCTAGGTGATTCTGCCATTGTAGCAAACAACCCCGGAACAGCACCCATCTGCTTTTCCGCCCCCTCCAAAATTGTTTTACTTTCTACCGGTGCTGATTCAACCGTATGCAGTTTAAAATGGCTCATGCTTATCTTCCTTTTCGTTCCTAGACTAATTAATGGACTTTAATTCATTCACTCTCCATTGGTGTAAGACCAATATAGCCACTTTTGAACGATTGTTCAATTTATATTTGAACAATCGTTCATGACGCCTCTAGTCATCAAACTTTAGGGAGTGTTGTGAATATGATCAGTTAGTATTAATTGGTTTAGCACTTGATTCTCAGTCCATCAAGATACGCTATTTTGTTTATACGAATACAGAAAATGAACATGACACATGCCATCAGTCAGCCAGAACATAGAATTTAATGGATAAGTAACCGCAACCAACTAAACTAAAATAATAAACCTGAATTAAATTAACTATTTCAGGGCTTGTCTTTGAAGCGATATCAATATTGGTATATCCTCGCCATGAATGATTCATCCGCATTCGATACGTTAAACTTAAGGGAACAGGCGATATTTAATGGATAACAAAATAGAGACAACAAATGAACCATTAGATACGAGGGCTTTCTCAAAATGGTCTTTTGAGCCTATTTGTGTTTTTGACGAGAACCTCATTTGCTTAGACGTAAATGAAGCGGCAACACGCATATTTCAATATGAACGTGAAGAGTTTATTGGCCTCAATCTCGATTTCTTAGTTGATGAGAAAGACCTACCTCAACTCTTAGAGAACGTAAAAACCGGCAATTCCGAACCTTATCAAGTTGAGTT
The DNA window shown above is from Vibrio algarum and carries:
- a CDS encoding PAS domain-containing protein; this translates as MDNKIETTNEPLDTRAFSKWSFEPICVFDENLICLDVNEAATRIFQYEREEFIGLNLDFLVDEKDLPQLLENVKTGNSEPYQVELIRKNGTKFIGMLQGRSIIQDGKQLRITTCRDISEIVDIQKN
- a CDS encoding carboxymuconolactone decarboxylase family protein, which encodes MSHFKLHTVESAPVESKTILEGAEKQMGAVPGLFATMAESPSLLKAYTQLHQLFTNTSLNAEELTVVWQTINVEHECHYCVPAHTAIAHSMKVDPVLTEALRKGGAMPTSKLQALHDFTLNIVRNRGEVSEAELDDFYAAGYGQQQVLEIILGLSQKVISNYTNHVARTPVDTMFEQFAWEK
- the gltS gene encoding sodium/glutamate symporter, with translation MNITYSIGALESFLIAICVLFLGHIINSKFTILKRYNIPEPIVGGLLVASLITFLHFNGVSLEFDLPLQELFMLMFFSTVGLAANYTQLAKGGAKVFVFLGVASVYIIIQNSIGVSLATMFGLEPIMGLIAGSITLSGGHGTGAAWAQTYTDVYGIENTLEIAMAAATFGLIIGGIIGSPVARKLIEKHKMQSEYGIDDQAHKRFPELITYNQYEEDKVTAKKVIEVLFVLLVCVAGATHLEKWISSYNISWLMIPNFVYALFIGVIITNLLELTKTSKLDSETVDILGTVSLSLFLAMALMSLKLWNIFDLAIPFLIILAVQALVLGFFAYFVTFRVMGSNYDAAVIAGGHCGFGLGATPTAVMNMGSLVNRYGPSPQAFMVVPIVGAFFIDAVNLVILQGYIAFIG